Proteins encoded by one window of Cannabis sativa cultivar Pink pepper isolate KNU-18-1 chromosome 4, ASM2916894v1, whole genome shotgun sequence:
- the LOC115715020 gene encoding nucleobase-ascorbate transporter 7 encodes MAGGGGGAAPPPKQEELQPHPVKDQLPNISYCITSPPPWPEAILLGFQHYLVMLGTTVLIPASLVPQMGGGNEEKAKMIQTILFVAGLNTLFQTLFGTRLPAVIGASYSYVPTTISIILAGRYSDIVNPQEKFERIMRGTQGALIVASTLQIVVGFSGLWRNVARFLSPLSAVPLVALSGFGLYEFGFPVLAKCVEIGLPQLILLLLFSQYIPHMIRGERPVFDRFAVIFSVAIVWVYAHLLTVGGAYKNAGPKTQITCRTDRSGIIGAAPWIRVPYPFQWGAPTFDAGEAFAMMAASFVALVESTGVFIAVSRYASATPLPPSILSRGIGWQGVGILFSGIFGTGNGPSVSVENAGLLALTRVGSRRVVQISAGFMIFFSILGKFGAVFASIPAPIIAALYCLFFAYVGSAGLSLLQFCNLNSFRTKFILGFSFFMGLSIPQYFNEYTVVNGYGPVHTGARWFNDMINVPFSSEPFVAGVLAMFLDVTLHKKDNATRKDRGMHWWDRFRSFKTDTRSEEFYSLPFNLNKFFPSV; translated from the exons ATGGCAGGTGGAGGTGGAGGAGCTGCACCACCCCCAAAACAGGAGGAGCTTCAGCCTCATCCAGTCAAAGATCAGTTACCAAATATCTCATATTGCATTACCAGTCCTCCTCCATGGC CTGAAGCTATCTTACTTGGTTTCCAACATTACTTGGTAATGCTTGGCACAACGGTTCTCATTCCTGCTTCTTTGGTACCCCAAATGGGAGGTGGAAAT GAAGAgaaagcaaagatgatccaaACAATACTTTTTGTTGCTGGTTTAAACACTTTGTTTCAAACATTGTTTGGAACTCGTTTACCTGCTGTCATTGGAGCTTCTTATAGCTATGTGCCAACAACCATTTCGATTATCTTAGCTGGCCGATACAGTGACATAGTGAACCCTCAGGAG AAATTCGAAAGGATAATGCGTGGTACTCAGGGCGCTCTCATTGTCGCCTCAACTCTCCAGATTGTTGTCGGTTTCAGTGGCCTTTGGCGTAATGTGGCAAG GTTCTTGAGTCCGTTGTCAGCTGTTCCATTGGTAGCTCTATCAGGCTTCGGTTTATACGAGTTTGGTTTTCCTGTG CTTGCAAAATGTGTGGAGATCGGGCTGCCTCAACTCATCCTTCTACTGTTATTTTCACAA TACATACCACATATGATACGAGGCGAGAGACCTGTGTTTGATCGGTTCGCTGTTATTTTTTCTGTGGCAATTGTTTGGGTTTATGCTCATCTACTCACTGTGGGCGGAGCATATAAGAACGCAGGACCTAAAACTCAAATTACCTGTCGAACTGATCGTTCTGGCATTATCGGTGCTGCCCCGTG GATAAGAGTTCCATATCCCTTTCAATGGGGAGCCCCAACTTTCGATGCAGGAGAAGCTTTTGCTATGATGGCTGCTTCATTTGTTGCACTAGTAGAG TCCACTGGTGTATTCATTGCCGTGTCAAGGTATGCTAGCGCGACACCATTGCCACCTTCTATACTTAGCCGTGGAATCGGTTGGCAG GGGGTTGGCATTCTCTTCTCGGGTATTTTTGGAACTGGAAATGGCCCATCGGTATCAGT TGAAAATGCCGGTCTATTAGCATTGACACGAGTTGGTAGCCGAAGAGTTGTTCAGATTTCAGCTGGATTCATGATCTTCTTTTCCATACTCG GAAAATTTGGAGCAGTCTTTGCCTCAATTCCAGCACCTATAATTGCAGCATTATACTGTCTTTTCTTTGCCTATGTCG GCTCTGCAGGTCTCAGCTTACTTCAATTTTGCAATCTAAACAGTTTCAGAACCAAATTTATTCTTGGTTTCTCATTCTTCATGGGCTTGTCAATCCCCCAATACTTCAACGAGTACACCGTGGTAAACGGTTATGGTCCAGTCCACACCGGAGCAAGATGG TTCAACGACATGATCAACGTGCCCTTCTCATCCGAACCCTTTGTCGCGGGCGTTTTGGCAATGTTCCTCGACGTCACCTTGCATAAAAAAGACAATGCAACAAGAAAAGACCGAGGAATGCATTGGTGGGACAGATTCCGATCATTCAAAACCGACACAAGAAGTGAAGAGTTTTACTCATTGCCTTTCAATCTCAACAAGTTCTTCCCCTCGGTTTGA